The Humulus lupulus chromosome 3, drHumLupu1.1, whole genome shotgun sequence genome window below encodes:
- the LOC133823159 gene encoding protein SHORT HYPOCOTYL IN WHITE LIGHT 1 isoform X2 produces MAGTTTALFASPFSTITTTTATTEVLHSSRSLTPSAKASFPLHNQTFFRTHNISIHRHGKFINSTSEDNQEIFGDAFFFESDDLAGNDDSDEEDETESSVDLLIRFLRSMVKKISKRAKKASRSVLPPAISFQLVSFAVDGLLLLASLSIAKALLEQQQEDASSFNAFITI; encoded by the exons ATGGCCGGAACCACCACCGCATTATTTGCGTCCCCGTTCTCCACTATCACCACCACCACTGCCACCACGGAGGTCCTCCACTCCTCACGTTCACTCACGCCAAGTGCCAAGGCCTCATTCCCTCTCCATAATCAGACGTTTTTCAGAACCCACAATATCAGCATTCATCGCCATGGAAAG TTCATTAATTCGACCAGTGAAGATAACCAGGAGATATTCGGCGATGCTTTCTTTTTCGAAAGTGATGATCTAGCTGGGAACGACGACAGTGACGAAGAAGATGAAACGGAGAGCAGTGTTGATCTGTTGATAAGGTTTCTTCGAAGTATGGTCAAGAAAATCTCGAAGCGTGCAAAGAAGGCCTCTCGCTCTGTTTTGCCTCCTGCCATATCGTTCCAATTG GTGTCTTTTGCAGTTGATGGGCTTCTGCTATTGGCTTCACTTTCTATTGCTAAAGCTCTTCTTGAG CAACAGCAGGAGGATGCATCGTCTTTCAATGCATTTATTACCATTTGA
- the LOC133823159 gene encoding protein SHORT HYPOCOTYL IN WHITE LIGHT 1 isoform X3, which translates to MAGTTTALFASPFSTITTTTATTEVLHSSRSLTPSAKASFPLHNQTFFRTHNISIHRHGKFINSTSEDNQEIFGDAFFFESDDLAGNDDSDEEDETESSVDLLIRFLRSMVKKISKRAKKASRSVLPPAISFQLVSFAVDGLLLLASLSIAKALLEQEDASSFNAFITI; encoded by the exons ATGGCCGGAACCACCACCGCATTATTTGCGTCCCCGTTCTCCACTATCACCACCACCACTGCCACCACGGAGGTCCTCCACTCCTCACGTTCACTCACGCCAAGTGCCAAGGCCTCATTCCCTCTCCATAATCAGACGTTTTTCAGAACCCACAATATCAGCATTCATCGCCATGGAAAG TTCATTAATTCGACCAGTGAAGATAACCAGGAGATATTCGGCGATGCTTTCTTTTTCGAAAGTGATGATCTAGCTGGGAACGACGACAGTGACGAAGAAGATGAAACGGAGAGCAGTGTTGATCTGTTGATAAGGTTTCTTCGAAGTATGGTCAAGAAAATCTCGAAGCGTGCAAAGAAGGCCTCTCGCTCTGTTTTGCCTCCTGCCATATCGTTCCAATTG GTGTCTTTTGCAGTTGATGGGCTTCTGCTATTGGCTTCACTTTCTATTGCTAAAGCTCTTCTTGAG CAGGAGGATGCATCGTCTTTCAATGCATTTATTACCATTTGA
- the LOC133823159 gene encoding protein SHORT HYPOCOTYL IN WHITE LIGHT 1 isoform X1 — MAGTTTALFASPFSTITTTTATTEVLHSSRSLTPSAKASFPLHNQTFFRTHNISIHRHGKFINSTSEDNQEIFGDAFFFESDDLAGNDDSDEEDETESSVDLLIRFLRSMVKKISKRAKKASRSVLPPAISFQLVSFAVDGLLLLASLSIAKALLEVVCTLGGTAFVAILFLRVIWATMSYFQSSGSNFNQAGSSYGTAQPVS; from the exons ATGGCCGGAACCACCACCGCATTATTTGCGTCCCCGTTCTCCACTATCACCACCACCACTGCCACCACGGAGGTCCTCCACTCCTCACGTTCACTCACGCCAAGTGCCAAGGCCTCATTCCCTCTCCATAATCAGACGTTTTTCAGAACCCACAATATCAGCATTCATCGCCATGGAAAG TTCATTAATTCGACCAGTGAAGATAACCAGGAGATATTCGGCGATGCTTTCTTTTTCGAAAGTGATGATCTAGCTGGGAACGACGACAGTGACGAAGAAGATGAAACGGAGAGCAGTGTTGATCTGTTGATAAGGTTTCTTCGAAGTATGGTCAAGAAAATCTCGAAGCGTGCAAAGAAGGCCTCTCGCTCTGTTTTGCCTCCTGCCATATCGTTCCAATTG GTGTCTTTTGCAGTTGATGGGCTTCTGCTATTGGCTTCACTTTCTATTGCTAAAGCTCTTCTTGAG GTTGTCTGCACACTCGGTGGGACTGCCTTTGTGGCGATCCTATTCCTTCGAGTGATCTGGGCTACTATGTCCTACTTCCAATCAAGTGGGAGTAATTTTAATCAAGCGGGAAGTTCGTACGGCACAGCACAACCAGTATCATAA
- the LOC133823159 gene encoding protein SHORT HYPOCOTYL IN WHITE LIGHT 1 isoform X4, giving the protein MAGTTTALFASPFSTITTTTATTEVLHSSRSLTPSAKASFPLHNQTFFRTHNISIHRHGKFINSTSEDNQEIFGDAFFFESDDLAGNDDSDEEDETESSVDLLIRFLRSMVKKISKRAKKASRSVLPPAISFQLLGTGVFCS; this is encoded by the exons ATGGCCGGAACCACCACCGCATTATTTGCGTCCCCGTTCTCCACTATCACCACCACCACTGCCACCACGGAGGTCCTCCACTCCTCACGTTCACTCACGCCAAGTGCCAAGGCCTCATTCCCTCTCCATAATCAGACGTTTTTCAGAACCCACAATATCAGCATTCATCGCCATGGAAAG TTCATTAATTCGACCAGTGAAGATAACCAGGAGATATTCGGCGATGCTTTCTTTTTCGAAAGTGATGATCTAGCTGGGAACGACGACAGTGACGAAGAAGATGAAACGGAGAGCAGTGTTGATCTGTTGATAAGGTTTCTTCGAAGTATGGTCAAGAAAATCTCGAAGCGTGCAAAGAAGGCCTCTCGCTCTGTTTTGCCTCCTGCCATATCGTTCCAATTG TTGGGAACAGGTGTCTTTTGCAGTTGA
- the LOC133823158 gene encoding transcription factor BHLH094: protein MDPPALMNEGSFSNANATFNNLVEIWPFSMNGGGEPGVGLGLRRPLFGQNLASYGDVLGANIREVSTNDSMSLDQRGNQGDCGGGSRKRRDVEDDSVNKGVSTSSVNGNDNGNGYDCDGKRLKTSGGCKEENGESKTETEPSSGKPGEQSSRLPDPPKQDYIHVRARRGQATDSHSLAERARREKISERMKILQDLVPGCNKVIGKALVLDEIINYIQSLQRQVEFLSMKLEAVNSRMTPEIDVFPSKDINLASQFGQQAFEAAGMAFNSQPTREFSRGSSPDWLHMQVGGGFERTT from the exons ATGGATCCGCCTGCGTTGATGAACGAGGGCTCCTTTTCGAATGCCAATGCGACGTTTAATAACCTGGTTGAGATCTGGCCATTCTCAATGAATGGCGGCGGAGAGCCTGGAGTTGGATTAGGCTTGCGGAGACCGCTTTTTGGTCAGAATTTGGCGTCGTATGGTGACGTTTTGGGTGCCAATATCCGTGAGGTTTCGACTAATGATTCAATGAGTTTGGACCAGAGAGGGAATCAAGGTGACTGCGGTGGCGGTTCTAGGAAGCGGAGAGACGTTGAGGATGATTCGGTTAATAAGGGGGTCTCCACGAGTAGTGTCAACGGCAATGACAATGGCAATGGC TATGATTGTGATGGAAAACGGCTTAAAACTTCAGGAGGATGtaaagaagagaatggtgaatcCAAAACCGAAACAGAACCAAGTTCAGGCAAGCCTGGAGAGCAAAGTAGTCGGCTACCTGACCCGCCTAAACAGGACTACATCCATGTACGAGCAAGAAGGGGTCAAGCTACTGATAGCCATAGTCTTGCAGAAAGA GCTAGAAGAGAAAAGATAAGTGAAAGGATGAAAATTCTCCAAGACTTGGTCCCCGGTTGTAATAAG GTTATCGGAAAGGCATTGGTTCTGGATGAGATTATTAATTACATCCAATCATTACAGCGTCAGGTTGag TTCCTATCAATGAAGCTTGAAGCAGTGAATTCAAGAATGACACCTGAAATTGATGTGTTTCCTTCTAAAGAT ATCAATTTGGCATCACAGTTTGGACAACAAGCATTTGAGGCTGCTGGTATGGCATTTAACTCACAACCTACAAGGGAGTTCAGCCGTGGTTCATCACCGGATTGGTTACACATGCAGGTTGGTGGCGGTTTCGAAAGAACTACATAG